DNA sequence from the Moorena sp. SIOASIH genome:
CGGGAAATGTCTAAGTTTCCCCGGGTGACGGATTTCGATCAGATCACAGCTGATGAAGATACTCAAAGGGAACTAAAACGGTTATACGGTGATGTCAACAATATTGAATTCTATGTGGGACTCTATGCCGAGGATGTGCCACCAAATGCGACAGTACCTCCCTTGGTTAACCGACTGATAGCAATTGATGCGTTTTCCCAAGCATTGACCAATCCCCTGTTGGCAGAAAATATCTTCAACGAAGAAACCTTTTCCCCGGTCGGTTGGGAAGTAATACAAAACACAAATACTCTCTCAGATATGGTAAACCGCAATAGTCCACAGCAGGATAAAAACTATCAGTCTAAAAAATATAAAGTAACATTTGACAATCCGTAAGCAAGGCATCGGGTATTGTCAAGGAAAAATTCAACAAAAAATTTAGCTGGGTCTCTGATTGAGAAATTACCAGTTAAGTAAAATTTGAGTCTCAATCACCAGCTATCTGCTCACTGAATTTGACAGTACCCGATCAAACCCACTGGTATCCTCAAGGAGTGTTTATCAAAACCAATTCCTCAAAATTTTTCTATAAAAAATAACCATGAAGCTATTTACAGAATATCCCGAAAAGGACGAACAAAACTATTACAACCTTGTAGCCGAGCAAGTCATGCTTCAGATGGATAAGCTTTACAAGGATCAGGAACGGGCTTTGCGAGACACCCATGCCAAAACCCACGCCTCGGTGGAGGGAAACCTAGAAATTTTTGATTTTGATGAACAGAGCATTAAAAGCGAACTGGCGAAACGAACTCGGCTTACTCAAGAACAACTCAATGGGATTTCCCTCAAGCAAGGACTTTTTGCGACACCGAAACAATATCCTGTTCAGCTGCGATTTGCCAATGGGCGAACAAATGTTGAAAACGACTATGTCGAAGACACACGCTCAATGTCTGTGAAAGTGATTGGTGTGGAAGGAGAAAGCTTTGAACAAAGCTACGAGCCAAACACTCAAGATATTATTGTTCAAAATGCCAAGATCTTTTTTATCAAAACCATCAAATATTATTATGAATTTTTTGGCTCCATAGTTGAGTCAGAGCAAGCTGCCCAGAAGTGGCTCAGGAGTCATCCCAGGCAATTGCTAGCCTTAGCTAAAGTAACAGCTCGAACCCCAAAGAGTTTATTAACGGAACGGTATTGGAGTGGTTCTGCTTATGCCCTTGGACTCAAACCAGATTTTGATCAGTCTCAACCGGGCCTAGTTCCTGTTGAGTATCCCGCTGTGATCAAATATGCATTTACCCCTGTTTCATGCCAGCCTCCCCATCAAAGCATTCGATATCAGTCCCGACCAGGTATTCCCAAACTTCCCTTCATCAATCGCGCCAAGGCTCTGGGATTGGATGGAAGCAAACCGGACAATTACTATCGAGACGAGCTGATCGAACAACTATCGAAAACCGATGCCCTGTATTGCTGGGACTTTGGCATCCAATTCCAAACCAACCCGAAAATGTCCATTGATGATGTCACAATTCGTTGGAGTGAGAAGAAGTCACCATTTTTTACCGTTGGTCGCCTTACTGTCAAGCATCAGATCATCGATTTTGACAAACAATACGACTCTGCTGAAAACCTGCGATTTTCCCCGTGGAATGGCTTAGTGGTTCATCGTCCTGTGGGAGCTCTCAACCGGCTACGTAATATAGTTTATCCGATTGTGGCTAAGTATCGTTATCAAAAACGGGGACTCAACTACTAGTCTTTTAAGTTAAGCATACATGTTACTTGTTAAGTGTTACTTGTTACTTGCCAATTTTAAATTTTCAAGTAACAAGTAGTGTAACCCTAAACCTCAATTCTCCATACCGCTATCTATCCAGCGCTCAAACAGATCGATTAGCTCGTCCGACCAGCAAGCATCATAAGGGAGAGAACCTTCGTTAAGTCGTTCTCGAAGCTTTTCCCCATTGGCTCGAACATTTTCTACATCATTGAGATCGATACCGTCTAACCGTTGCAGTGTTTCCAGATCAAAATCTCGAAAGAGTGGTCTAATATCCGATCTGTACCCCACCCGCTCAGATTTTCGGAACTGTTCCCAAGATGGCAGGGGCTCAAGGTTGGGTTCTCGTTCGTGGTGAACACCAATCTGTCCTGGTGGCTCGTTATCTGGTGCTTGAGCATCAATCCACTCGCGGACAAACTCTTGTCTGGAACTATCTACTAACGGTCGATAGCGGGGCATTTTGCCAGTTTTACTAGAACTCTCTAATCGACTTACTAGTTCCGATCCTTCTGCGGTCAGGTTGCAGTCGTCTTCATTGCGACGGAGAAAAGGCCGATTAAACATATGCAATTGCACAAATTGCTCGCGATTGATTCCCGCCCAGAAATTGCTGTGGGCATCGATAGAAAACCCCCGCACTGCTTCTTCCAGAATGCGAGCCACCTTTTGGAAAGATTCTGTCCGAGCATGGGTGGGGATAGACTGACCCGCAGCCAACGCCTCTAAAATGCTCAACCGTCCCCGATCAGACCTCTGCAAATCCTCCAAAAAGGGGTCTTTCTGGTCGGGACTCCCATCATCCTGAAGCGCTTTCTCGACTAGGGTTAATGAAGCCTTGACCACATCTAAATGGACTCGCCAACGATCCCGTTCTAAATCTGGCAGATCGAGGGTATAGGGCAACTGGAAAGGAGGGCCGGCCGTCACCCCATTGTATAATTTTAGAGGCAGCCGCACCATTTTCTGGGCAATTTTCTTCAGATGGCGCATTTCATCGAAGGCCCACAATAGCAACAGGCCGCGCGGAGTGCGATCGCCTTTATCGGGCCCTGAAGATACATAGCGACGACCCGTTATTTTCAAGAAATGGATTAGAAAAGCCAGCAGTAACCGATAGCGTAAGTTGAACAGGTGTCCCCAGTTACGGGCGCGAGGGTTGGCAATATAGCCCCGTTCCTCAAAGGCAGCACGGATATAATCATCAAGATTGCGTTTCCCCAATATGGGACGCGGCGGCGTGGTGCTGGGGTTAGTTGCCACTGGCCAGACAAATTCGACCCCCTCATTCTTCAACTTTTCAAAATCTTTGTAAAGTTGAAAGAATCGCTCAAAATGGGAGTCAACCGTAGAGCCATAGCCTTCCCCTTGTTCGGCAATGATTTCGAGAGCTTTGACCGCCTCTTTGCGTAAGGTGGTGGGATGAGAGCCTTCAAAGGTATCCACATAAACTCGTCGAGACTCAGACTTATCATTGCTGCCAAGACCCTCATCATAGCCCCAATCATCCCAGGTGCCTTGGAGGTCGATTCGGTCTGTATGAAAGTCTTGGTCTTTGAGTCCCTCTTCTGGATTGCCAAATAGTTCTATCAGACGCTCGTAAATCGCTCCCACATGCTGAATTGGACGACCGTCATTGGCACGCCGAGCAATTTTGGCAATATATAGGAGCCTTTGCCATGTTTTATCATCAATATCCCCCTGTTCGGCAGGCCGTTCGGCGGTAATATACTTGGCTAATGACTGCTTTGATAAGGGTTCGAGTTTAAAACGGAATGGATAGAGCTTGCTTTCAAAGGGCGAGTCTTCCCGCTCAAAATTTAGGGGAGCGCCAATCAGGTGCAGCAAGTTCTGTACCGTCATCAGATGCCCCATTTCTTCCCGTGCTAGTTGAGCCAATCGCTGGTAGAGCGATCGTACTCGTCCCTTTGTCTCATGATTTGTTTGATCGTCGCGCACGGAATAGGCAGCATAGAGGTACTGAACCATTAAAGCGTGTTCCACTTCGGCTGCGACCGTTAGCAATAAGGCCGCTTCATCTCGCGGGTTCCGTTCGATCTCAAAACTCAGGGGCAATTTTGTTAGTTCGAGGGTTGCGATCGCAGCCTCAGATGGAGGTTGACAAACCAGAACCTCTAGGGGTATCTCATAGGTTTTTGTCATCACATTAGTCCTCTCTAAGTACATGGGGAGTCGTAGCAGTTAAGGCGAGTCGATCTCCAGTGCGTTCTGGGAAAATCAGCCGACTTTCTGATTCGTTGTCACAGGTGACGCGCGCCATGAACTGTCCAGGGGCTAACTTTTGCCCGCTGTCATCTCGTAAATCCCAGGAGATCGGGCGAGGGCCCTCTGCGGGATTCCGTTCCTCTAGCAACGTCCGTACTTTTCCCGCAAACCGATCATAGAGAACCACAGATAAGTTTGTTGCGCCCTCGGGTACGGTGAGGGGAATCAGAACCTGATCTGCAGTGATGTGAAGTTCCGTTGCCCCGAGCAAGCGGTTACCGGCTACTTCCCTCTCTGTTGGCTCGTGTAATTCTTGATTGGTGTATTTATAAACAGTGTTACCGGAGGCGTAAGCGACAGTGACAGACCCGTCGCTAACAAAGCGAAATCGGTTGATATATTGACCTATATTGGGACTAGGGGGACAAGAATAGCCCGGATCGGGTTTTGGCCAATCGGGGGTCAGGTCGCTCCAGGTGAAACCGCCATCTGTTGTCTCGCTAGTACGACCGCTCTCAAAAACTTGATCTCCCCAACCGCCAACCCAACCAACCTGACGATTCAAAAAACCAATGCCTTCCAGGTTCTCATTAATCATCTGACCGTTGCTGTTGCGAATTTCCTGTCGTCGCCAGGAGTTACCCCCGTCTTCAGTGATTAAAATCGCCCCTGCCTTCAGATTCTCACAGGCAACTACCCCAAATTCCGGATCGTCATCTAAAAATTGGATTTTCCAGCCCCATTCCCCTAATGGAACATTGATATCTCCGAGCATATCTTGCCAGGTGTTGCCACCGTCTGTTGTTTTCAGGACTGTAGGCACAACATCAGAACGACGGGGGTTAGGCCGCACCGAACGACCCCCGACAACCCAACCTGTCTGGTCATCTTTGAAGTAGATATCCACCAGAAGGGTAGCCACATCTTCCATATCCCTAACAAACCAGCTTTGACCGCCATCATTTGTTTTGAAGAAGCGTGCCGGTCGTTCGGGGTAGTTGGTTCCTGATGCGAATACGTTCTCTTGGTCAAGTACCCAAAGTCCGCAAACGGCTGAGGGGGCATCGGCTGGCAAGTTCTCTACTAAAACCCAGTTTTTACCGCCATCACTGGTGTGGTAGAGTTGTTTCCTTGGGGTTACGCAACCAACCCAACCGATCTGTTCGTCCAGCATATGAATGCAGCGAAAGTAAACCCCCTGTAACTGTTCTTGGATCTTCCAGTGACCTCCGCCATCTTCGGTTTTTAGGATTTGTCCATTCCCGTTAACAGCCCAACCAACATTAGGATTGATGAAAAAAATATCGTCATAACGACCGGCCAATGGTGCTGGTGTAGCCACCCACCGATAGCCATTGTCTCTCAAGTTCATGTTAACCCCCTGTCCAAACATTGCCGTTTTTAAAACGCTTTTCGCAATCTTTCATTACCTTTTTTTATGTCATAAAAGACAGACAACTGTATTGGGTTGATTTATTCTCTAATTTCTTTAAGATTACATCTTCAGATCAACACCAGTGACAAGATATTATTTAAATGTAATATTTATTTAGACAAAGAAACAATTATTCTTAATCATTTTCACTCATCATTGGCGTAATAAAGACTAGGGACTTCCAAAAAATTAATGATCCAGAAAGTCATTAGCAAGCGATCGCTACCCATGAGGCATATGAGTAAATGAGCAAAAACACTCGTTTTTGTCTATAGACTGTTTTGCTGGTTGACTGACAAAAGTTCACATAGCGCGATCGGTACAGGAATCGGTGTAGCGGCGCGCTACCCTACGAAAACGTAAGCATTCAGCTATCAGCTATCAGCTATCAGCTATCAGCACCTCAAGTATCAGACGAATTAAAGTAGGGTGGGCAAAGTAATATAATCATTAATACTCAAAACAATCAAACTGTGTCTTGATGCAGTCGCTCATGGGGGAAACCCCCAAGACCGCGCTGCATCGCTTTTTGCCCACCCTACAAGCTATCAGACGAATTAAAGTAGGGTGGGCAAAGTAATATAATCATTAATACTCAAAACAATCAAACTGTGTCTTGATGCAGTCGCTCATGGGGGAAACCCCCAAGACCGCGCTGCATCGCTTTTTGCCCACCCTACAAGCTGATAGCTGACTGCTGACGGCTGACCGCTGACCGCTGAATGCTTACACGAAAACTCATCTGACTTTGAACAAAAATCAAAGGAGCTTTTGCGTAAGCAACGATAATTTCGAGTACTCTCAAATCCACCAAGGATAACATCGCAAATAATTGAGCAATGTTTCGGGCTTGTTGACAATAAACCGGTCGATTCTAGATTTTTTATACTATTGTTTACCTTGTTGCTGTAATTTATAATACAAATTTAGATGCGTTTACCCTGGTGCTACAACAACCTCAGCTACTTCAGACCAATCTAGGAAATCATTAGGGTTTAAGGCTTCTCGGGTATCTACAAATGTTGCGGCTTGGGCAGTACTTGTGAGTAATACAGTTCCTATGGCAGTTGCTAATAAGGTTTTCATTGCTGTTGACTACAAAATATTTTCGTAGTTCATCATAATTTTCGTAGTTCATAATACAGTTGATTTAGATCTACTAATCTATAGCAGAAGTAATTTTGTTATAATCTTTATCTACTTAAGGAATGTGAAAAAAAATCTTGCTAAAATCTTTATAGATCACAACCTGAGGGGGTGACAGTTCGGCTATCATTATTATCTGGTCTGGATTTATTCAATTCAGTTACCAAACTTATAAATAAACCCGATTTTTCGACCACTTGGATGAAAGAATCAGGGATTGAGTTTCCAGTAATTGAAAATATGCTCATAACTGTCTATATATAGTTTGGGCTCATAAGTTTGGGCTCATAGTGACCTTAAACTTAGAGCTGGCAAGTACTTTGGGTCCCTTGTCGCCCCCCCAGCTCCTTCGTAATAAGTTAGCTATCAGCAGTCAGCTAACACCCTAGCAGCTTCCACAAGACTAAATCACAGCAATACATTCAATCTCGACTAAAACATCCTTAGGTAGTCGGGAAACCTCAACACAGGCACGAGCTGGAGCCTCTTCCTCGTTAAAGTATTTGGCATAGATCTGATTTACTGTCGCAAAATCATTCATATCTGCCAGAAATACCGTGGTTTTGACTATGTCTGGGATTTTAGCTCCAGCAGCGACTAGGATAGCTTCAAGATTAGCCATTACCTGTTCTGTCTGCTTGGCTACATCATTACCACCAACAATTTCACCGGTGCTAGGGTCAAGGGGAATTTGACCAGCTACAAAAATCATTTGACCGCTGACTGCGATCGCTTGATTGTATGGTCCTACTGGTGCTGGGGCATTGGGGGTACGGATAATCTTTCGTGTCATGGTCTTCAGTTGTTTCAGGATGGACAAGTTGACACATTCCAAGATAGCAGTTTGAGGATTCCTATCTCAGCCTTATCCATGACCAAAAAAATTGGGTCTCAAGCCCCGTCCTTCGCTGGATAGAAACCTGTTTATTGTGGAGTCTTAATCAATAAGTTTTAACCAAAGGTGCGCTTTCCGTTCTCCGTAGGAGACGCGGGGCGCGTTCGGCGAATTAAATTCGCCACGGGTCGCACCTCTTTTACCCATAGCCTGCCAACCATAAAGACTCCACTATCTTACGGTAACTTGGCCGTAGGCCACGCTGCGCGAACAACGGACGGCTTTCTTTTTTTTGTGCTATGATATTACGTAGAGTTGTACCACGTCAAAATGAGAGTCTTAGAATTTAAGGTCAAAGGGAAGAAAACTCAATACGCTGCGATTGATGAAGCGATTCGCACTGGTCAGTTTGTTCGCAATAAGT
Encoded proteins:
- a CDS encoding catalase → MKLFTEYPEKDEQNYYNLVAEQVMLQMDKLYKDQERALRDTHAKTHASVEGNLEIFDFDEQSIKSELAKRTRLTQEQLNGISLKQGLFATPKQYPVQLRFANGRTNVENDYVEDTRSMSVKVIGVEGESFEQSYEPNTQDIIVQNAKIFFIKTIKYYYEFFGSIVESEQAAQKWLRSHPRQLLALAKVTARTPKSLLTERYWSGSAYALGLKPDFDQSQPGLVPVEYPAVIKYAFTPVSCQPPHQSIRYQSRPGIPKLPFINRAKALGLDGSKPDNYYRDELIEQLSKTDALYCWDFGIQFQTNPKMSIDDVTIRWSEKKSPFFTVGRLTVKHQIIDFDKQYDSAENLRFSPWNGLVVHRPVGALNRLRNIVYPIVAKYRYQKRGLNY
- a CDS encoding YCF48-related protein, with protein sequence MNLRDNGYRWVATPAPLAGRYDDIFFINPNVGWAVNGNGQILKTEDGGGHWKIQEQLQGVYFRCIHMLDEQIGWVGCVTPRKQLYHTSDGGKNWVLVENLPADAPSAVCGLWVLDQENVFASGTNYPERPARFFKTNDGGQSWFVRDMEDVATLLVDIYFKDDQTGWVVGGRSVRPNPRRSDVVPTVLKTTDGGNTWQDMLGDINVPLGEWGWKIQFLDDDPEFGVVACENLKAGAILITEDGGNSWRRQEIRNSNGQMINENLEGIGFLNRQVGWVGGWGDQVFESGRTSETTDGGFTWSDLTPDWPKPDPGYSCPPSPNIGQYINRFRFVSDGSVTVAYASGNTVYKYTNQELHEPTEREVAGNRLLGATELHITADQVLIPLTVPEGATNLSVVLYDRFAGKVRTLLEERNPAEGPRPISWDLRDDSGQKLAPGQFMARVTCDNESESRLIFPERTGDRLALTATTPHVLRED
- a CDS encoding ferritin-like domain-containing protein, which encodes MTKTYEIPLEVLVCQPPSEAAIATLELTKLPLSFEIERNPRDEAALLLTVAAEVEHALMVQYLYAAYSVRDDQTNHETKGRVRSLYQRLAQLAREEMGHLMTVQNLLHLIGAPLNFEREDSPFESKLYPFRFKLEPLSKQSLAKYITAERPAEQGDIDDKTWQRLLYIAKIARRANDGRPIQHVGAIYERLIELFGNPEEGLKDQDFHTDRIDLQGTWDDWGYDEGLGSNDKSESRRVYVDTFEGSHPTTLRKEAVKALEIIAEQGEGYGSTVDSHFERFFQLYKDFEKLKNEGVEFVWPVATNPSTTPPRPILGKRNLDDYIRAAFEERGYIANPRARNWGHLFNLRYRLLLAFLIHFLKITGRRYVSSGPDKGDRTPRGLLLLWAFDEMRHLKKIAQKMVRLPLKLYNGVTAGPPFQLPYTLDLPDLERDRWRVHLDVVKASLTLVEKALQDDGSPDQKDPFLEDLQRSDRGRLSILEALAAGQSIPTHARTESFQKVARILEEAVRGFSIDAHSNFWAGINREQFVQLHMFNRPFLRRNEDDCNLTAEGSELVSRLESSSKTGKMPRYRPLVDSSRQEFVREWIDAQAPDNEPPGQIGVHHEREPNLEPLPSWEQFRKSERVGYRSDIRPLFRDFDLETLQRLDGIDLNDVENVRANGEKLRERLNEGSLPYDACWSDELIDLFERWIDSGMEN
- a CDS encoding RidA family protein → MTRKIIRTPNAPAPVGPYNQAIAVSGQMIFVAGQIPLDPSTGEIVGGNDVAKQTEQVMANLEAILVAAGAKIPDIVKTTVFLADMNDFATVNQIYAKYFNEEEAPARACVEVSRLPKDVLVEIECIAVI